CGAAGAACGACACCGAAGAGATCGCCGAGAAATTGCGCGAGCGCGGTTTTGATGCGGCCGCCATTAACGGCGACATTCCGCAGAACCAGCGTGAACGTACCGTCGACCAGCTGAAGGACGGGCGTCTCGACATCCTGGTCGCCACCGATGTCGCTGCCCGCGGACTCGATGTTGAGCGCATCACCCATGTGTTCAACTACGACATTCCGCGCGATACCGAGTCTTATGTCCACCGCATCGGCCGCACCGGACGTGCCGGCCGTCACGGACGTGCAATCCTGTTTGTCACCCCGCGTGAAGGACGCTTGCTCAAGAACATCGAGCGAGCGACCAAGTCCAAGCTCAACGAAATTGAGCTTCCCGGCGTCGACAAGGTCAACGAAGCGCGCAAGAACAAGTTCCACGCGTCGATCACCGAGGCCCGCAAGGGCAAGCAGGTCGATACGTTCCGCGAACTGATCTCGACCTACGCTGAAGAGAACGAGGTCGACCCCACGGAAATCGCTGCCGCACTTGCAGCGAAACTGCAGGGCAAGGAACCCCTCTACATGGAGGAGATCCAGGAGCCTCCGCGGCGGGAGCGTCGTGACCGCAATGACCGACAGGATCGTCGGGACGGTTCTGAGGCGCAGTCCGGTGTTCACCGTCCCTTCAAGGAGCGGTTCAACAAGCAGGCACCCACGGTCACCGACCGTAACGGGAAGTCCTTGTCTGTGTACCGGATCGGTGTCGGCCACCGTCAGCGCGTACGTCCCGGCGCGATTGTCGGAGCTCTCGCCAACGAGGGCAATATGAACTCCCGTGACTTCGGCCGGATCAGCATCTTCTCCGAGCACTCCTTGGTTGAACTGCCGTCCGATCTGCCGAAGGAAGTCTTCGAGTCTCTCGACCAGACGCGCATTTCCGGCAAGCTGATCAACATCGAGCCCGATCCCGGCGCTCCGGCAGGCCACCCGGCCAGGCACCGCCAGGACGGGGATCGTGGCGGACACCGCGGCGGTGGACGTCCTCGTGGTGACCGTGGTGAACGCGGAGGACGGGGTCGCAACGACCGAAACGACCGGGGCGGACGTTTCGACCGTGACCGGAGCGACCGCGATCGCGGCGACCGCGGTGGACGAGGCAGCTACCGGGGTAACCGTGGAGCCCGCCGGGACTGACCACGAGACAGGTGAGGGTGTGACCGTTAGTGACGGTCACACCCCGCACGCCCGTCTTGCGGTCTCACCGTCAGCGTTGCTGACGGTGAGTTGGTAACGCAGGCATACAGCGAGATATCTCGCAGCATAAGCACAGCCGGCTTCCGAAGGGGAGCCGGCTTTCGCTGTCGGGGGCAGCCATTCTCCCAAACTCCCGTCGCTCTTGGCCTGGTTGACCGTGCCCGCCACGGCGAGCAGGTTCAGTTCGAGGTCATTGGCGAAAGCGACGCGGACTGCGCGGGGCCATGCCCACGCCCCGTGGTCCCAACCGGCGGACAAGGGAACCACGTGGTCGATCTCCACGTCGGACGGTACGATCTGGTCACCGGTGTAGACGTCCGTGATGTTGCCGAGGGCAGAGGGGCAGGAGCCATCATCGGCGCGGGACCGGTCCGGGAAGACCTGCAACATGACGACGGTTCGCGTAGTGCACTGTGCACCGGACTGCTCTTCGGGACCGCCGCCTGGTTCTGTCCACCATTGCTGTGACCATCCGCCGAACTGTTCGCGTGAGTACCCGAGGACATGGGTACGTCGGGGGACGGTGGTGAGGTGCTCCAGCGACTGCGCGACCGTGGCTTGGTCAGCTGCCGATGGCGCTTCTGTTCCGCTGTCCGTGTACCAGTGGATTGCGGTCCCGACGGAGAGCATCACCACCAGCGCGACAGCGAAAGGCGTTGGGAAGGACGAAACCGGCCGGGGGAGTCTCATAAAATAGAGAGACTCTCCCGGCCGGTTCAGGGGTTCCCCCTCCCCGTCAGATCTTCACTGTCAGATCTTGCCCTGGGAAGATTCGGCATCGACCTTGTCGCGGACCGCGTCAAGGTCAGCGTCGCTGTCACCCACGGTGAGCTGGGCGAAGCGCACTGCTTCGTCGAACTCGTCGGTGATCTCCTTGCTCGGGGCCTTCGTGGCAAGCGTGACGATGACCATGAGGATGACGTTGAGGGCAACGCCCGGGATCATTTCATACAGACCGAACGGCTTGTCCATGACACCGAACTGCGGCAGCCCGCCCCAGATGAAGGCGACGAGGGCACCGGCGATCATGCCCGCTGCCGCGCCCTGGGCGTTGAGCCGTTTCCAGTAGAGCGAGGCCACGACGACCGGGCCGAACGCGGCGCCGAAGCCCGCCCAGGCGAACTCCACCAGTCCGAGGATCGCGGAGTCTGGATCCAGTGCAATCAGAGCCGCGATGACCGCCACGATGATGACCATGACCCGGGACAGGTTCTTCAACAGCGTGTCCGAGGCGTTCTTGTTGATCATGCCGGCGTAGATGTCCTCGACAAGTGCGGAGGCGACCACCAGCAGCTGGGAGGACACGGTGGACATGATGGCGGCCAGAACGGCGGTGAGGATCAGTCCGGCGACCAGCGGGTGGAAGAGGACCTTCGCCATGTCGAGGAAGTTGGTCTCGTAGTTGGCGGTGTCGGAGAAGAAGGCCTGACCGTTTTCGGCGAAGAATGCGGGAGCGGTCATGGCGATGAACACTGCACCGACCAGGCACAGGAACATCCAGGTCACGCCGTAGCGACGACCGGCGACGGCGTCGGCGGGCTTGCGCATCGCCATGAAGCGGACGACGATGTGCGGCTGCCCGAAGTATCCCAGGCCCCACGCGAGGTTCGAGATGATGATGATGAACGCAGCCCAGGCTGTGGTGTCATTGAACTGGAACAGGTTGTAGAAGTTCGAGTTCGCGCCGATCATGTTTGCGACATCGCCGTAGGCGTTGTCGAGCTGGAACGTGAAGATGTCACCGGGGTTGTCCAACGAGATGATGGCGAACACCGGCACCAGGATCAGCGCCAGGAACATCATCGAGCCCTGCACCACGTCCGTGTAGGACACCGCGAGGAAGCCACCGACGAAGGTGTAGACCACCGTGACAGCACCGATGATCAGCAGCCCGGTGAGGTAGTCACCGTCGAAGCTGGACTGGAAGTAACGGCCGCCGGCAACCATGCCGGAGGAGACGTAGAAGGTGAAGAACACCAAGATGATGATGCCCGCGACCACGCGCAGGGTGTGGCTGTGGTCGCGCAGCCGGTTCTCAAAGAACGAGGGGACCGTGATGGAGTTGTTGGAGACCTCCGTGTAACTACGCAGACGGGGAGCCACCAGCTTCCAGTTGAGCCAGCAGCCGACCAGGAGGCCGACTGCCATCCAGATCTCGGAGAAACCGGACATGAACAGTGCTCCGGGCAGGCCCATGAGCAGCCAGCCGGACATGTCGGACGCGCCGGCGGACAGTGCTGCGACGAACGGGTGGAGACCGCGGCCTCCGACCATGTAGTCCTCATATTTATCTGTCTTGGTGAAACTCCAGATGCCGATGCCGAGCATCACAGCCAGATAGATCACCATGGCGATAATGAACCATGTTTGTTCACTCACCGTGGGCCTCCTTGGGGGGTCGTAGTGGTCGCTTGGTCAACAATCAGTTACGGCCGTCTCCGGAAAAGAGACGGCGACACTGCAAGGTTTCCATGTCCGCGGCCTGAATACCAGCCGACTGGCGAATAACGCCCACATACTTGCCAGGTTTTTCCAAGGATTGCTGGTGCGGCCGTACCGCCCCGTCTCGTCAGCGGGAGTGTTGGTCAATCGGCATGGTGTCGAGATCGTACTTGTCGTTGGCGTCGAGGGTCTTGAGCACGTTCTGGATCTCGTGTTCGTGGTCGACCGTGGGCATGGATCCCAGAAGGTTGTGTCCGGCAGTCTCTTTCATGCAGTACACGCCAATGCCGCCGACGAGGCAGGCGAACATGATGTAGTACGCGCCGGCAAGGTCAGAGCCGATGGCAGATTGGAGTGCACTGATGACGAAGCCGGTGGTTCCACCGAAGAGGGCGACGGCGATATTGAACATCAGTCCCATCGCCGTATAGCGACTCTCGGTGGGGAACAGTGACGGCAGTGCGGAGGCCTGGATCGAGACCTGGAACATCATGATGATCCCGACGATCATCAACCCCGCCAGAGTGGACCAGACGTGTCCCATCATCATCAACAGAAATGCCGGTATCGCCGTCAGCAGGCCCAGTGCACACCCCGTCAGCATCACCGGTCGCCGCCCGACCCGGTCGGAAATCATTCCGAAGACCGGCAGGCACAGGGAGACGATCAGCAGGACGGGTACCAGCAGAGCATTGCCGTGGAGAGTGTCATATCCCAGTGACTCGGTGAGATAGGTCGGCATGTAGGTGGTCAACGCGTACCCGACCACTTGTGCACACATGACCAGGGCCGCTCCAATGAGCATCTGCGGCCAGAAGCGTCGGAGCAGGTAGCGGATCTGGGCGACCATGCCCTGGCTTGGAGCGGGTACGCCGGACGCGATCGCAGCATCGGCTTGTCGCTGAGAAGCATCTTGGGACGCCTCGAAGGTGTGGGATTCCTTGATCCGCGAACGCATGTACACCCCGACCAGTCCCAGTGGCAGCGCCAGCAGGAACGGGATTCGCCAACCCCAGCTCTCCATCTGCGGGTCGTCGGTGAGCACCTCGATCATCGTCACCAGGAGCGCGGCAGCGGCGAAACCGAGATAGGAGCCGAGGTCGAGGAACGAGCCCCAGAAGCCGCGTCTGCGGTCGGAGGAGTACTCGGCGATGAAGGTGGCAGCGCCCGCATACTCTCCACCGGTAGAGAAGCCTTGCACGAACTTCAGTAGCACCAGCAGGATCGGCGCAGCGACGCCGATGTGCGCGTAGGTCGGCAGTACACCGATCAGAGCAGTGCCGAGCGACATCATGACGATCGTGAAAGCCAGGATTTTGCGGCGTCCGATCCGATCTCCCAATGGTCCTAGGATCAGTCCGCCGAGAGGTCGCACGAGGAAGGTGACGGCGAGTGTGGCGAAGCTTGCCAGACCGCCCCACGGGTCGGGGAGCGGAAAGAAATTGAGAGTGATGTAGGTCATCACGTAGGCGAACACGCCAATGTCGAACCATTCCATGAAATTGCCCAGCAGTGTCGCGCGCAGGGCCTTCTTCATTTCGTCCTGGTCGACCACGTGTATGTCGGCTTCCGTCAGGCGACCGGCCGGTGCCGTAGTCTTGCTCATCACTTCACGTCCTTAGGTATGCGGATGTCTGAGCATAGACCAGAAAGCGTGACGGACCTACCAACTATAGATAATGTTAATTATCTCTATGTCAACGATAAGGCTGCGTGCGACCGTTCGGTGTCGTTGCGCGTCCGGTCCGCGTGGTACACAAGGAGGGTGACTGAGCATCAGGTACATTTGCTGTGGCTGACGGGCCGCGGCCTCCATGTCTGGGCCGAACGGACGGACGGGCACACCGCCGTCGTCGATGCCTCCGACATTCCGGACGGTGGCCTTCCGGGGCCGCTGCATTCACTGATGCTGTCTCGCCCGCTGCGGCGTCGTGAGGGCATCCGTGTAGCGACGCCGAAAGGCCGCCTTCTTTCACTGGATCTGCCGACGCAGGCACACACCCCTGACCAGGCTCTGACGGTACTGGGCAGGCTGTCACACTATCTCAGGTCGACGGGGGCCGTCGTCCCGGCGGGCGGAAGCGGGCTGAGTCCGGAGGCGTTGTGGCTCATCCGTCTCTACGATCTTCTGCTGGATGCGGTCCACGCGGGGCGGGTGATGATGAAGATGCAGTTCACCGATGGACAGTGGTATCCCACCTGGTGCCTGTCCTCCAGCGGTGCGCATAACCGTGCGTTACGGGAGATTCAGGCGTCAGCACCGGCGGTACTCACTCTCAACGGCGGTCCCGATGTGTTGCTGCGTGCTGCCGATGAGCTGGTGCACTGGATGTGCGTGCGGTTGCTGCAGGACCGGGAGGAGGTGATCGGGGGTGTGCCGGAGAACCACTTCGTCTCCTCGTTGTTCACCGGGGACGCCGATGCACGCGCGAACCCTGTGACGGCAGAAGCCCTCAACACCTGGCGCGCTTCGGCGCAGGAAGCGTCGACCAGGATGGTGCTCTCCCTGGAGGAGCCCGATTCGCTCGCGGGGGCGGTATCAGGCGGCACTGGCACCGCTGAGGTTGACAGCGCTGAGCCACGGTGGCGTCTAGAGGTCAGGATGTCCGTCGATGACGGCGCCGCCGAGCCTGTTTCCGCGGCCGAAGCGACGGAGTCACGGAGGCGCTCCCTCCGCGAGGGCCTGGACCGCGCTTACCGTGCCTGGCCTGAGCTCAGGCAGCTAGCTTCAGCTGTCGAAGCGTGGCTCCGGACAAACGTCTGGTTTCCTCCCGCTGCCTCGTTGACGGGACGCCCGGAGAAGGACCGGGTCGTGTACCTCGCTTTGACCACGGATCAGGTGGAGAGATTTCTGGTTGACGGTGCGAAAGCGCTCACCGCCGGTGGTATCGAAGTCCTGGTACCGCGGGCGTGGTCGGCGGTACGCCCGGAGATGCGGGTGAAAGTTACTCCGGTCGGTGAAGGGCCGGGGTCGGGGAAGCTGGGCCTGGAACAGGTCCTGTCCTTCGACTGGTCGGTGTCCGTGGACGGAGAGCCACTCAGTGCATCGGCGATGTCCGCCTTGATGACCACGGCGTCGTCACTTGTCGAGATCCAGGGCCGCTATGTCCGGCTGGATCCGCGTTCTCTCGGGGTGGCCCGCAGCTACTTCGCGAAGCTCCGTGAGGCAGAAGCCGACGACGGAACTGCCCGGATCACCCTCGCCGATCTCGTTGACGCTGAGCTGGCTTCTGTCGCCGACGGGGGACAACAAGCGGAGGCAGGGGACATCACCGTGGACGCCGACGGTTGGTTGGCGCAGATGGTTCGTTCGTTCTTCCCTGCTCCTGGAGAGGAGGGGCAGCGTCCGGCGATCGCACCGCCGGAGATCATCGAGGTGCCCTCATCTGTGCGAACGCAGTTGCGTGATCACCAACGTCGGGGCTTGAACTGGTTGGTGTGGATGTACCGGCACCGGATCGGGGCAATTCTCGCCGACGACATGGGCCTTGGTAAAACCCTCCAGGTCCTCAGCCTCCTTGCCTGGGAGCGGGAGGCGGGTGACTGCGACGGGCCGACGCTGGTCATCGCTCCAACGTCTGTCCTGGACACGTGGCAGAGCGAGGTGGCACGACACGTCCCCACACTGAGCGTGCTCGTTGACCACGGTGGAAAGAAGGTCGCCGCCGCGGAGTTCGCGGAGAAGGCACACGTGTCCGATATCGTGCTGACAACCTACGGCACGGTGGGGCGCAACCCTGACAGATACTCCGATCTCGTCTGGGGGCGGGTTGTCGTCGATGAGGCACAGAACATCAAGAACCCCGGAACAGTCCAGAGCAAAGCAGTCCGTGCGATCAGGGCGGGCCACCACCTGGCGTTGACGGGCACCCCGGTAGAGAACCGGCTCGCTGAGCTTCACTCGATCCTTGATTTCTGTAATCCCGGTCTCCTCGGTAGTGCGCAGGCATTTCAGAATCGCTTGGCGATCCCCATTGAGCGATACCAGGACAGTGAGTTGATGGACCGGCTGCGCCGGCTCGTCGAGCCCTTCATTCTCAGGCGGGTCAAGAACGACGAATCCATGGGCCTGAATCTTCCTGAAAAGCGGGAAGTGATTGACACTGTCCCGTTGACCGAGGAACAGGCGGCACTGTACGAGGCCTATACGAACAGTCTTGAACAGCGGATCGCTGAGGCTGAAGGTAAGGGTCGCAGTGGCATCATTCTCGGAGCCTTGGTGAGGATCAAACAGATCTGCAATCATCCGGCCCATTTCTCGGGTGACGGGTCAGGACTCCTGAGGAACGGACGGCACCGGTCCAAGAAGGTCGAGCGGCTGTTCGAGATCGTCGAGGACGCACTGGACCGGGACCGCAAGGTCCTGGTCTTCACCCAGTTCCCCTCCTTCGGGGAGATGCTCGTCCCCGAACTCCAACGGCAGTTCGGGGCCCTCGACGACGGTGTTCCTGTCCTCCACGGCGGACTCAGCAGATCGGCTCGGTCAGCCATCGTCGATGACTTCCAGTCCGACAGTGGACCTAAGGTCATGATTCTGTCGACCCGCGCGGGGGGAACTGGAATCACCCTCACTCGAGCCAGCGTGGTCGTCCACATCGACAGGTGGTGGAATCCTGCTGTCGAAGACCAGGCTACCGATCGTGCCTACCGTATCGGTCAGGGCAGAGATGTGACGGTCCACAAACTGGTCACCACCGGTACCCTGGATGAGCGGATCAATGACATCCTCAGTTCGAAGCGGGAACTGGCCGGTGACATCGTCACCAGTGGTGAAGGGTGGATCGCCAGCCTGGATGATCACGACCTGGCCGAACTTTGGCAGCTCAACCGGTCAACCGTCGCCAGGGAGACTGCAGGAAGCGACAGGGCGGCACCGGTGGTGCACCACGGAGAGAGGAAGGGGGACAATAATGGGTGATGACCGACGGCGACGCCGAGCAACAGAACGGAAGCGGGTGGGCATCCCGCAGCCCGAGTGGGGGGACAATGTTGTCTCAGCGGACTTCAGCCGAGGGCGCGATAAACCTACGATGTCGCGAAAGACACCGCCAACGCGGGTGAGCGAGGACGCACAGGCGCGGAAGTCTACCTCGGAGACGGAGGATCATTCCTCGACGACGGAAAGCTGGGCAGCGGGACAGGTGATGCGGACAGCGACGGCGCTGGCGGATTCAGCTCGTCTCTCGCGGGGGCGCACGTACTTCCGCGGCGGGAATGTTATCCGTATCGACTATGAACTGGGGCAGGTCAACGGCCTCGTCAGCGGGACTCAACTTGATCCGTTCGAGGTGCAGATCCGATGGAGGCCACTGACGCGACGCCAGATCGAATTTGTTGTCGGAGAATGCGGTGACCACCCGGAAAGCGTCCGTAACCTGTTGGCGGGGCGGCGCCCACAGTCGTCGATAGCCACTGTTCTTTTCGGAGTTGAACACTACCTCGACTCGTACTGTACGTGCCCGGATCACGCGACATTCTGCAAACACCGGGTATGCGTCGCCTATGCGCTCGCCGCAGAGTTCACCGGGGATCCTGCAGCTTTCCTGGCATGGCGCGGGATTGACATGGACCAGCTCCTGGAGAAGGTCGATGGTGGGAAACAGGGGGCAGGTCCCCCTACTGAACTGCCCGTGGAGCCGTCCGACAACCAGGAAACCATGTACTCCCCGACGGAGTTCTGGGGCGACCCCACGAATGTTCCTGTGTGGGAACCTCTGGAGGTGGAATTCGGCCTGGAGTTGGGCGACACTACCGCCCGCGACGCGGCACTGCGTAAATTCAGTTGGAATAACGCCGACCAACTACGGGTGCTCGATACATTGACGAGGTGCTTCGAAGCACTGACGGTTCTCGACGATGACGCAGGAGAAACCCGCGGGCGAGAGAAGGTGTTCGAACGCGAACCATGGTTGTCCGGGGCGGATGATAGGAGTAGTCACCATGACTGATCCCTCCCGACGACTACCGATGACGCCCGGCCCTGGTGTGTTCCGGTTCCTCCATACCTCAGACTGGCAGCTGGGGATGGACCGCTGGTTTCTCGGGGAGGAGGCGGGTCCACGCTACCGTGAGGCACGTCTTGCGGCAGTGGAACGACTGCTGGACGTGGCGAAGGCTCGCCAGTGTGCCGCTGTGGTCGTCGCCGGTGACGTCTTTGACGACAACCTGGTTGATCCTGTCACCTGGCGGCGCACGGTAGACATCCTCCGCCGGAGCCCGGTCCCGGTGTTCCTCCTCCCGGGGAATCATGACCCCTACGACGCAGCCAGCGTCTACCGGTCGAGGGACTTCGATGAACTCACCCCGGCTGTCCAGGTGCTCAACGACAGTCGTCCCAGGACAGTCCCGGGAACCACGGACAGTTCCCCCACGGCGGAGATCATCGGGGCGCCGCTGCTGTCGAAGTACATGAGCACCGATCCGGTGGCCTCAGTTCTCGCCCGGGCGGCTGAAACCGGGGGACCAGATCACACGGAGCGCGCAGAGGATCGGACCGTGAAGATTCTCGTCGGTCACGGTGCAACCGAATCTCGGTCGTCCGGGGAGGATCCTGCCGTCATCGACGTCGATGCAGCGGCCAGGGCCTGTCGCGACGGTGTCATCGACATGCTGGTACTGGGAGACACCCACTCCGTCACGTCACTCCACCCCGACGGAACCGTCTGGTACTCCGGGAGCCCTGAGGTGACCGACTTCCGGGAAGAAGGAGGCGGCGGCGAAGCGAGGTCAGGATACGCCCTGGTCGTTGACGTCCTGCCCGCCAGCGGGAAGGACGCAGGTCGGACTTCGCAGGTCAGTGTCGAGGAGGTGAAGACGGGCCGCTGGAGTTTTCTGGCGCTCGCCGCACAGATCAACACCCGTGAGGACGTGGCCGAGTGGATCAACAGGCTCGAGGATATCCGGGATAAGCGCACGACGGTGGTGAAGTACACCTTGACCGGATCAGTAGACCTGGCCACGGCCGCCGTGCTCGACGAGGAACTTGACCGGATCGCTCCGGCCTTCGCAGCGCTGTACCCCCGTCGTCGGTTGATGGACCTCCATGTGGTCCCCGGGGATGAGGAACTGGCGGACGCCGACTGGCCCGGAGTGGTGGGCGTCGCCGCCCGTGGACTCGCCGACCGCGCATCCCACGACGACGCCGCCGCCCGCGACGCGTTACGCCTGTTGTACCGGCTCAGCGCACAGAAGGGGAACTAGGACGAACATGCTGAACTTCAGGTCGCTCACCCTGTCCCACGTGGCAGGCGTCACCCATGCCCATCTCGAGTTTCCAGAGAGCGGAGTGTTGGTCGTGCACGGCCCCAACGAGGCAGGGAAATCGACCCTGCTTCGTGCGGTCCGTCTCCTGCTCGATGACACCCCGACGAGCTCCCGGAAGCGGGACGTGAAGCTGCTGAAGGACGTCAGCGTCGACGAGCCGACCACCATCTCTGCCGAACTCGTGGTCGGGGAGACCGAACTACAGCTGACCAAGGCCTTCAACAAAGGAGCAGGGCGTTGTGAACTGCGGGTCACAGCACCCCGGGCGGAGAGTCTGACCGGAAGGGAAGCATCGGACCGGTTCGCCGAGATCATGCGGGGGGAAGTCGATACCGACCTGCTCGACGCGCTGACAGTGGAACAGGGGGCGAGCCTCGACCAACTTGCCGCCGCCGGCCTCGGACCGCTGGAGAGGGCACTGAACGGAGAGCCGGCGGACGGATCTGAGGACAATGATGGAGTCGGTACCGCCGATGCCGGCGACGGCGGGGGAGCGGCAGTCCTGGTGGACAGGATCGCCACGGAGAGGGCCCGCTACTTCACCCCGGGCGGAAAACCGTCGAAAGAATACAAAGCGGCCATGGACGAGCGCGCAGCGGCGTTGGAGGAGCACACCGCCGCTGGCAAGGCATACGACCAGGCACAGACGCTGATCATTGAGCTGGAGCGCCTGCGCGCCGAGAAAGAGACCATTGCGCTGCAGGAGCCCCACGCCCGTGAGGAGGCGAGAACCGCAGCGGTCAACGCGGAGAGGGGACGGGAACGACAGCGCCGACTGGATGAATGCCGCGCGGTACTGACCGGCGCACAGCAGAGACTCGAACTGGCTGAACAGCGGCTCCAGGTGCGTCGGGACCGTATCACCGAACTCACTGCCGCCGTGAACGTCCACGACGAAGCCACCGCAGAGGCTGCTGCGGCGTCGGACGCAGCAGAAGGTGCACAGCAGCAGGAGACCGAGCTGCGGATGACGCTGACACGTGAGCGACGACGGGCCCGCAGCACGATGGCGTTCATCCGCTACCTTGACGCGGTCCACCACCGCGACACCCTTGCAGAGACGCTCCGGGCGCTCCGGGAGAAACAGACGGAAGCCCGCGGCATCGCCGAGCTGATCACCAGCACCCGTGAACTCATTGACCAGAATCCGGTCACAGCGGAGGCGGCCGAGACGGTGCGACGCGCCGACGCCGATCTGACCAGGGCAGAGAGTGTCCGGGATGCCTCGGCCACGCTGATCGAACTGACCGGGGAGCAGGGTGGACGGTTCTTCGTCGACGGAGACGAGTACGAACTCGGCGAGACCCCGGAACAGCTGCATGTCACCTCCCGCCGCACACTCCAGCTCGGCGACTTTTCGCTCACGATCACTCCGGCGCAGGGCGTCGGGAGGTCGAAGGACGGCAGTGACCTCACCGCCGACGTCGACAGCGCAACGGCACGTCTGCAGTCAGCGCTCGCCGACGCGGGCGTTGACACCGTTGAGGCGGTGACACGGAAGGCCGAGACGCGTCGCCAGCTCCAGACTGAGCTCGCAGAACTCAGAATCAAGGTCAGCCAGGCGACCGGCGGGCTCGGACTGGAGGAGCTTGACCGGAACATCGAGGAACAGGGCCTGGAGCACCGGCGGGCGGAACACGCGGTGTCCGCGGCCCGCGAAGTCCTCGACACGGAGGATCCGGACAACGAGGTTGAACTGCCAGATTCCGACGTAGCGGACACAGAGGAGCTGCGTCGGGACGCTGAAGCGTGCGAAGGCCGAGTCGACCGGCTCCGCGAAGAGCTGGATACCCTTGCCAGAACCGGGGCGGCAGCCGTCCTGAACAGTCGACTTGAGGAACAGAAACGCGCTGCGGCCCGGGGGGCGGATCTCGAGGCGGCACTGGAAGGCATGCGGGCGGACGTCAGCGACGACCACCTGCGAACACAGGTTGAGCAGGCGCACCGTGAGGTGGAGGATGCGACGGAAAAACTGGAGGGATTGACCGCTGAACTCGATCCTGCCGTCAGTGACCTGGACACCCTTGAAGGACTCCTGGCGGGCGCCGAGTCACGGGTGCGGACGCTACGTGACCGTGCTGACCGGATCAGTCACGAGATCTCGAGGGCGAACGGGGCCTTGGGCGAGCACAGCGGTGTGGCCGAACGACTCGAAGCGGCCTCCGCCCGGCTCCAGCGGGCGCAACGGACCGAGGAACGCGTCAGCCAGCAGGCCCAGGCGGCGGACACCCTCCATCGTGCCGTGCAGTCGGCGCGGGACGATGCGCGGCGCCGCTACGAAGCTCCGTACCGTGCCTCCGTGGAAAGCCTGGCCAGGACACTGTACGGCCGTGCTGTCAGTATCGAGTTCGATGACGACCTCAGTATTTCGCGCCGGGTCCTGGACGCTACCGCACTCGACGCTGCGCAATTGTCCGGTGGAGCGAGGGAACAACTCGCGATTCTCTCCAGGCTCGCGGTCGCCGACATCGTCGGGCGCGGTGAAGGGGTTCCCGTCGTTATCGATGACGCACTCGGCTTCTCTGACACTGCACGGATTCACCGGATGAACGTGGTGCTCTCCCAGCTGGCGAAGACAAATCAGATCATCATCCTTACCTGTGATCCGGCGCGGTTCGACAGCATCCCCGGAGCCACCGCGACATCGATGGCGGAGTTGCGGCAGTAGTGTGCGACTTCACACAGAAAAACGGCCCGACCACCATCAACGATGGTGGTCGGGCCGCGCGATGTGCCCCCGAGACGATTCGAACGTCCGACCGCTGGTACCGGAAACCAG
The genomic region above belongs to Corynebacterium glyciniphilum AJ 3170 and contains:
- a CDS encoding DEAD/DEAH box helicase translates to MSETENVTGDEKMPETSQSSVPQENLHEDAASPVTGSPDLGDVVGAEIPESTVDGDVTEKNIRTENEKTDEDAADTNGFDSLGLPQKILDAVAGVGFTTPSPIQASTIPPLMEGRDVVGLAQTGTGKTAAFALPALSRLDPHQRTPQVLVLAPTRELALQVADSFESFANQLGGISVLPIYGGAPYGAQLSGLRRGAHVVVGTPGRVIDHLEKGSLDLSGLRFLVLDEADEMLNMGFQDDVERILSDTPDNRQVALFSATMPSAIRRLSKQYLNDAAEITVKSTQRTAENIEQDYLYVTYRNKLNALTRILEVTDFEAMILFVRTKNDTEEIAEKLRERGFDAAAINGDIPQNQRERTVDQLKDGRLDILVATDVAARGLDVERITHVFNYDIPRDTESYVHRIGRTGRAGRHGRAILFVTPREGRLLKNIERATKSKLNEIELPGVDKVNEARKNKFHASITEARKGKQVDTFRELISTYAEENEVDPTEIAAALAAKLQGKEPLYMEEIQEPPRRERRDRNDRQDRRDGSEAQSGVHRPFKERFNKQAPTVTDRNGKSLSVYRIGVGHRQRVRPGAIVGALANEGNMNSRDFGRISIFSEHSLVELPSDLPKEVFESLDQTRISGKLINIEPDPGAPAGHPARHRQDGDRGGHRGGGRPRGDRGERGGRGRNDRNDRGGRFDRDRSDRDRGDRGGRGSYRGNRGARRD
- a CDS encoding HNH endonuclease family protein codes for the protein MRLPRPVSSFPTPFAVALVVMLSVGTAIHWYTDSGTEAPSAADQATVAQSLEHLTTVPRRTHVLGYSREQFGGWSQQWWTEPGGGPEEQSGAQCTTRTVVMLQVFPDRSRADDGSCPSALGNITDVYTGDQIVPSDVEIDHVVPLSAGWDHGAWAWPRAVRVAFANDLELNLLAVAGTVNQAKSDGSLGEWLPPTAKAGSPSEAGCAYAARYLAVCLRYQLTVSNADGETARRACGV
- the putP gene encoding sodium/proline symporter PutP, producing MSEQTWFIIAMVIYLAVMLGIGIWSFTKTDKYEDYMVGGRGLHPFVAALSAGASDMSGWLLMGLPGALFMSGFSEIWMAVGLLVGCWLNWKLVAPRLRSYTEVSNNSITVPSFFENRLRDHSHTLRVVAGIIILVFFTFYVSSGMVAGGRYFQSSFDGDYLTGLLIIGAVTVVYTFVGGFLAVSYTDVVQGSMMFLALILVPVFAIISLDNPGDIFTFQLDNAYGDVANMIGANSNFYNLFQFNDTTAWAAFIIIISNLAWGLGYFGQPHIVVRFMAMRKPADAVAGRRYGVTWMFLCLVGAVFIAMTAPAFFAENGQAFFSDTANYETNFLDMAKVLFHPLVAGLILTAVLAAIMSTVSSQLLVVASALVEDIYAGMINKNASDTLLKNLSRVMVIIVAVIAALIALDPDSAILGLVEFAWAGFGAAFGPVVVASLYWKRLNAQGAAAGMIAGALVAFIWGGLPQFGVMDKPFGLYEMIPGVALNVILMVIVTLATKAPSKEITDEFDEAVRFAQLTVGDSDADLDAVRDKVDAESSQGKI
- a CDS encoding MFS transporter, with amino-acid sequence MSKTTAPAGRLTEADIHVVDQDEMKKALRATLLGNFMEWFDIGVFAYVMTYITLNFFPLPDPWGGLASFATLAVTFLVRPLGGLILGPLGDRIGRRKILAFTIVMMSLGTALIGVLPTYAHIGVAAPILLVLLKFVQGFSTGGEYAGAATFIAEYSSDRRRGFWGSFLDLGSYLGFAAAALLVTMIEVLTDDPQMESWGWRIPFLLALPLGLVGVYMRSRIKESHTFEASQDASQRQADAAIASGVPAPSQGMVAQIRYLLRRFWPQMLIGAALVMCAQVVGYALTTYMPTYLTESLGYDTLHGNALLVPVLLIVSLCLPVFGMISDRVGRRPVMLTGCALGLLTAIPAFLLMMMGHVWSTLAGLMIVGIIMMFQVSIQASALPSLFPTESRYTAMGLMFNIAVALFGGTTGFVISALQSAIGSDLAGAYYIMFACLVGGIGVYCMKETAGHNLLGSMPTVDHEHEIQNVLKTLDANDKYDLDTMPIDQHSR